The sequence below is a genomic window from Candidatus Cloacimonadaceae bacterium.
TTTCTCCCACGTCCAGGTTTCGGCGCAGGGAAATGCGCGGTTCGAGATTGACGTAGCTGGCTTTGGGAATGTTGCCCGGCTTCCTTTTCAGAGTGTGATACCAGGCTGCGCGAATGCCCGGCTGCAGCGTCCAAAGCTCGCTGATATCCCACACGTCCTGAACGTAAATCGCTGAGGTCAGAGAGGATACTTCCACATCCGGGATGGCGCTTTCCTCATATTGATAGGTGGTGTCCATCTTTAGCCAAGTGTTGTTCCATTTCAGTTCATAGCCCCAGTCCACCTGATGGTTGTTAGTCGGTTTCCAGCTCAGGATCGCTTTGCTGGTGAGGTCGTGAATGCCGTTGACGCGTTCAAATATCTCTTCTCCCTCCTGGGATATCTGGGCAAAATTGCTCTTATACTCGCTGCCGGCGAAGATGAATTGGGAAAAAAGCGTGGGACTGAAGAGGTGAACCCATTGCGTGGTAAAGGTTTTGTTGCCCCAATCCAACGCCAAAACGGAGCCGAAATCAAAGCTTAAGTCATCGCGCCCGAAATAGCTGCTGAAACTGAGCTTGTTTCTGGCATCGAGATCCCAATTTAGCTTTACCTGTCCATCATAGAAATAATAGTCCGGCAATTCGTCATAAAACTGTTTGAGTATTTCCACATAGGTGCGGCGGATCGATGCCATGTAGGAACCGCTCTGCGCCCCAACGCTCCAGGGACCTTCAAGCGTGGCGCTTGAAGAGATCAAGCTCAGGCGCGCCACACCCTGATGACGCACCCGGTTGCCCTGACGATTTGTGACGTCTAACACGGAAGACATTCTGCCGCCATACTTTGCGGGGTATCCGCCTTTGATCAGATCGACGCTTTCCACGGCGTCCGAATTGAAGGTGCTGAAGATGCCACCAAAGTGATTGGGATTATAGACGTCGATGTCGTCTAACAAGATCAGATTTTGATCCGGAGAGCCACCGCGGACATAGAGTCCTGAAGAAAAATCCGATATCGGAGCGACGCCCGGTAGGGTCAGAACCGCGCGAAAGACGTCTGCTTCGACTGGGGAGACCACCATTTGGATGTCTTCCGTACTTTGGCGGATCAGGCTGTTTCGGATCAGAGGGCTCTCCAAAGACGGGTCCCCGGTAGCGGTGACCACCGTCTTGCTCAGTTCGATCGATCCCTTTTCCAGCGCGGCGTCGATGCTCATATTTTCATCCGGTGTTTTTATCGTAAATGAAATGCTGGTATCGATATATGAAATGAGGCTTATTTCAAGGTTGTAAGCCCCCGCTTGATGGAGCTTTAGGACGTAATAGCCCTTTTTGTTGGTCTGCGCCCCGATCCGGGTGCCGGCTATGCGGACATTGACATATTGAAGCGGTTCGCCACTGCCGGCGCGGGTCACGAATCCGCTAACGGTGGCGGAAAACAGCATTCCCAGCGAGGATAACAGCAGCAGGACAATCATGGTCGTTTTTTTCATTACATACCTCAGGTTCGCTTATTTAGAGCAGCATTGGCACTCTCAAAAACCGGAGGAAAGCAAATACTCACCCCCGGTGTTTAATTTGGGTTTATCGTGCAAGTAGAAAGATTATTTTTCCACTTCAAACTCGATGCGGCGGTTTAGAGTCCTACCCTCAGGTGTGTTGTTGGTTGCACGGGGATCGGTGGCACCCTTACCGAGTGTTTTAATCCGGTTTGCATTTATCCCTTTGGCAACCAGCCAATTCTTCACAGAGTTTGCACGGTTTATCGATAAAGTCTGATTGCTGGCTGCACTTCCAACGTTGTCCGTGTGTCCGATAATGACAATATTCACAGTTGGGTTTGCTGCTAGGGCGGTATGGGCTTTCTCTAGGATTTCGGCTGAGGCAGGCAGTATTGTAGCCTTGGCGGTTTCAAAGAAAATACCTTCCAGTGAGAATTTCATCCCGGCGGTCAAATCCAG
It includes:
- a CDS encoding TonB-dependent receptor, which codes for MKKTTMIVLLLLSSLGMLFSATVSGFVTRAGSGEPLQYVNVRIAGTRIGAQTNKKGYYVLKLHQAGAYNLEISLISYIDTSISFTIKTPDENMSIDAALEKGSIELSKTVVTATGDPSLESPLIRNSLIRQSTEDIQMVVSPVEADVFRAVLTLPGVAPISDFSSGLYVRGGSPDQNLILLDDIDVYNPNHFGGIFSTFNSDAVESVDLIKGGYPAKYGGRMSSVLDVTNRQGNRVRHQGVARLSLISSSATLEGPWSVGAQSGSYMASIRRTYVEILKQFYDELPDYYFYDGQVKLNWDLDARNKLSFSSYFGRDDLSFDFGSVLALDWGNKTFTTQWVHLFSPTLFSQFIFAGSEYKSNFAQISQEGEEIFERVNGIHDLTSKAILSWKPTNNHQVDWGYELKWNNTWLKMDTTYQYEESAIPDVEVSSLTSAIYVQDVWDISELWTLQPGIRAAWYHTLKRKPGNIPKASYVNLEPRISLRRNLDVGESIYANYGIFNQYLTLMTIQISTPFDVWFPLDGSLEPGRSDHYTLGYKRDISRYFGFDIEAYYKTYKNLLQYNVGTDFTWNNETGTLSDTFHVGKGYTFGADLMLRNDWKGLQGFTGYTISRTRRKMKDVNIDPLSGESRYFYPKYDRSHSLTMVQTFNFSQNTGMQFLGADFKIGLNFTFNSGQPNDKPERIYFDGENFQLIYSYSDRIRLPYYMRLDLSTKYEWVKSWGSIEPYFEVINIFNRANVSFRNYNIVSDSEGIPELTHRDSTQFPFLPFIGLNVKW